In a single window of the Micromonospora sp. WMMD1155 genome:
- a CDS encoding extracellular solute-binding protein: MLLVATTVTACGDSKDDGGKASAPKAPATVPELTKDPLTLSFIWFDWPPAKALEDFANAEYKKERPNTTIKVNTVPNANWHDAMFTQFAARKTDFDIAILDSQHIGEAVTNGNILDLTDFVKSNIEVAAYDPYLLAAYGQFPQAETGKRDENASLYGLPLLGDTWTMIYRKDLIGDKPPQTWDEMISVAAKCQTDNPGVSGLAFHQANGSDAAAVTYNTVNGVYGGNLWDAKTRKIDGVLNDAAGQEAMDVLVNKMKPLTAKGSGNWFIDEVNAAVAQGKACIAFNWIAASGGLLDPKQSTLGTTREQILDKLGFATLPSQKTNLVPLGGMGMHVSAYSASANQAEALNFMKWFEQADIQKKWAAAGGVPSRTDAIQSPEFLNAGPFNKVYADSVPRMRDMWNVPEYARLVDIENTNVNAALNGAKKPKEALDDIAKEQQAVLDSSNRKGGGGL, from the coding sequence ATGCTGCTGGTGGCCACGACCGTGACCGCGTGTGGCGACAGCAAGGACGACGGCGGGAAGGCCAGCGCCCCGAAGGCACCGGCGACCGTCCCGGAGCTCACCAAGGACCCGCTGACCCTCAGCTTCATCTGGTTCGACTGGCCGCCCGCCAAGGCGCTGGAGGACTTCGCGAACGCGGAGTACAAGAAGGAGCGGCCGAACACCACCATCAAGGTCAACACCGTGCCGAACGCGAACTGGCACGACGCGATGTTCACCCAGTTCGCCGCGCGCAAGACCGACTTCGACATCGCGATCCTGGACTCGCAGCACATCGGCGAAGCGGTGACGAACGGCAACATCCTCGACCTCACCGACTTCGTCAAGAGCAACATCGAGGTCGCCGCCTACGACCCGTACCTCCTGGCGGCCTACGGCCAGTTCCCGCAGGCGGAGACCGGCAAGCGCGACGAGAACGCCAGCCTGTACGGGCTGCCGCTGCTCGGCGACACCTGGACGATGATCTACCGCAAGGACCTGATCGGCGACAAGCCACCGCAGACCTGGGACGAGATGATCTCAGTCGCCGCGAAGTGCCAGACGGACAACCCCGGCGTCAGCGGCCTGGCCTTCCACCAGGCCAACGGCTCCGACGCCGCGGCCGTCACCTACAACACGGTCAACGGCGTCTACGGCGGCAACCTCTGGGACGCCAAGACGCGCAAGATCGACGGCGTTCTCAACGACGCCGCCGGCCAGGAGGCGATGGACGTCCTGGTCAACAAGATGAAGCCGCTGACCGCCAAGGGCTCCGGCAACTGGTTCATCGACGAGGTGAACGCGGCGGTCGCCCAGGGCAAGGCGTGCATCGCGTTCAACTGGATCGCCGCGAGCGGCGGTCTGCTCGATCCGAAGCAGTCGACGCTCGGCACCACCCGGGAGCAGATCCTCGACAAGCTGGGCTTCGCCACCCTGCCGAGCCAGAAGACGAACCTGGTCCCGCTCGGCGGCATGGGAATGCACGTGTCGGCCTACTCCGCCAGCGCGAACCAGGCCGAGGCCCTCAACTTCATGAAGTGGTTCGAGCAGGCCGACATCCAGAAGAAGTGGGCCGCGGCCGGTGGGGTGCCGTCGCGTACGGACGCGATCCAGTCACCCGAGTTCCTCAACGCCGGGCCGTTCAACAAGGTGTACGCCGACTCGGTGCCCCGGATGCGGGACATGTGGAACGTGCCCGAGTACGCGCGTCTGGTCGACATCGAGAACACCAACGTCAACGCGGCTCTCAACGGCGCGAAGAAGCCGAAGGAAGCGCTCGACGACATCGCCAAGGAGCAGCAGGCGGTGCTCGACTCCAGCAACCGCAAGGGTGGCGGCGGGCTGTGA
- a CDS encoding GntR family transcriptional regulator yields MTNGTSPARAGGRLADEVYDTLLGQLMSLRIEPGSRVTIDVLARELGVSQTPIRDALNRMEAEGLVVRVPHAGYRIPPQITRHRFEDMLEVRLLLEPAAARRSAERASVEQVAGLRRMLEEMAELEGGSGPAAYGAFGLRDAAFHDLVALSAENQVIREALARLHSHVHLFRLHHDTQVTHLAMAEHEDVVAAIAARDPDAAAYAMRRHILRSGERFRRLFDEVTEVNGVAVEA; encoded by the coding sequence GTGACGAACGGGACGTCGCCGGCGAGAGCCGGCGGCCGGCTTGCCGACGAGGTGTACGACACGCTGCTCGGACAGCTGATGTCGCTACGGATCGAACCGGGCTCCCGCGTCACGATCGACGTCCTGGCGCGAGAGCTCGGGGTCTCGCAGACGCCGATCCGGGACGCCCTGAACCGCATGGAGGCCGAGGGTCTGGTCGTGCGTGTGCCGCACGCCGGCTACCGCATCCCTCCCCAGATCACCCGGCACCGGTTCGAGGACATGCTCGAGGTCCGCCTGCTCCTCGAACCGGCAGCGGCACGCCGATCCGCCGAACGCGCATCCGTCGAGCAGGTGGCCGGTCTGCGGCGGATGCTGGAGGAGATGGCGGAGTTGGAGGGGGGCAGCGGGCCCGCGGCGTACGGTGCCTTCGGGCTGCGCGACGCCGCTTTCCACGATCTCGTCGCCCTGAGCGCGGAGAACCAGGTCATCCGGGAGGCGCTCGCGCGCCTGCACAGCCACGTGCACCTCTTCCGGCTGCACCACGACACCCAGGTCACCCACCTGGCCATGGCCGAGCACGAGGACGTGGTGGCGGCGATCGCCGCGCGTGACCCCGACGCCGCCGCCTACGCGATGCGCCGGCACATCCTGCGCTCCGGCGAACGTTTCCGCCGATTGTTCGATGAGGTCACCGAGGTGAATGGAGTGGCGGTAGAGGCTTGA
- a CDS encoding DJ-1/PfpI family protein: protein MPRALLLTGDAAEELDTMYPYYRVQEGGWDVDVSSRTMRDVQLVIHEFDPNSDAYVEKNGRKLPVDVPWADVDVERYDALIIPGGRAPEWIRVDADVRRITEHFFARNLPIALVCHGAQVPAVYGLLKGRKTACFPPITGDMENAGATVIDAPDVVDGNLVSCRGWPDMPQFGRAMMEVFSKSVSPASA from the coding sequence GTGCCCAGAGCGCTGCTCCTGACCGGCGACGCCGCCGAAGAACTCGACACCATGTATCCCTACTACCGCGTGCAGGAGGGCGGCTGGGACGTCGACGTCTCGTCCCGGACGATGCGTGACGTGCAACTGGTCATCCACGAGTTCGACCCCAACTCCGACGCCTACGTGGAGAAGAACGGCCGGAAGCTGCCGGTCGACGTGCCCTGGGCCGACGTCGACGTCGAACGCTACGACGCCCTGATCATCCCCGGCGGACGTGCTCCGGAGTGGATTCGGGTCGACGCCGACGTCAGGCGCATCACCGAGCACTTCTTCGCGCGCAACCTCCCCATCGCGCTGGTGTGCCACGGCGCGCAGGTGCCGGCGGTCTACGGGCTGCTCAAGGGCCGGAAGACGGCGTGCTTCCCGCCCATCACCGGTGACATGGAGAACGCGGGCGCGACGGTCATCGACGCTCCCGACGTCGTGGACGGCAACCTCGTCTCCTGCCGGGGCTGGCCCGACATGCCGCAGTTCGGCCGGGCGATGATGGAGGTCTTCTCGAAGTCCGTCAGTCCCGCATCGGCATGA
- a CDS encoding alpha/beta hydrolase: MTTRRTVVVDGSPVHVLECGTGPAVLMLHGSGPGTTGSGAWAATAQALGPSWRLVAPDQAGFGRTPVPAGSRGGLRLWTEQAAGLMDALGVQRYAVVGHSMGGAVALALAAARPQQVTRVVAVSTMGAPGAPLSADLDAIWAAPAGPLGARDMLSRLVLDQALVTDAAVDARATAMRAGEAAFASLFPPPRTRWNDDLTLSARTLAAIRAPVLLVHGAQDRVTPLGTAAQPLLEHLADVRLHVFGRCGHVPAIEHPHEFRHLLSCFLDRGRGH, from the coding sequence GTGACGACACGTCGGACCGTCGTGGTCGACGGTTCCCCCGTCCACGTCCTGGAGTGCGGCACCGGGCCGGCGGTGCTGATGCTGCACGGCTCCGGACCCGGCACGACCGGGTCCGGAGCCTGGGCGGCGACCGCGCAGGCGCTCGGCCCGTCCTGGCGCCTGGTGGCTCCCGACCAGGCGGGGTTCGGCCGCACACCGGTCCCGGCGGGCTCCAGGGGTGGGCTACGGCTGTGGACGGAGCAGGCCGCCGGCCTGATGGACGCCCTCGGTGTGCAGCGCTACGCCGTGGTGGGTCACTCGATGGGCGGTGCCGTCGCGCTGGCGTTGGCCGCGGCGCGCCCCCAGCAGGTCACCCGTGTCGTGGCGGTCTCCACGATGGGCGCCCCCGGGGCACCGCTCTCCGCCGACCTCGACGCGATCTGGGCCGCCCCCGCCGGCCCGCTCGGGGCACGAGACATGCTGAGTCGCCTCGTCCTCGACCAGGCGCTCGTCACCGATGCGGCCGTCGACGCCCGGGCGACCGCGATGCGAGCGGGGGAGGCCGCGTTCGCCTCGTTGTTCCCGCCGCCCCGGACCCGTTGGAACGACGACCTCACCCTCTCGGCGCGGACGCTGGCCGCGATCCGCGCGCCCGTGCTGCTCGTGCACGGCGCCCAGGACCGAGTCACCCCGCTCGGGACGGCAGCCCAGCCCCTGCTGGAGCACCTGGCCGACGTCCGTCTGCACGTGTTCGGCCGATGCGGGCACGTGCCGGCGATCGAGCACCCGCACGAGTTCCGGCACCTGCTGTCGTGCTTCCTCGACCGGGGCCGGGGTCACTGA
- a CDS encoding Gfo/Idh/MocA family oxidoreductase, translating to MQNKVIRVGIIGADTKASWAGASHIPALAAQPQFVLAAVATRREESARAAAKAFGAERWYADPLDLINDPSIDLVTVAVKVPAHRDLVLPALAANKAVYSESPLGASVAQTEEMAEAAGGLHTAIGLQGRLNPSVRRAAEIIEAGRLGRLLSARVAATTFGNGPESVSAYEYFDKAAAGAGFLTIAAGHVLDVVEAVLGDITEIDARTEILWPEVKLVDTGAVTTREVPDHLDAIVKTSSGPSVGVQILAGVPPTDAAFSLEVRGSDGWLRLTGNHPAGVQVGDLTLSSSVDFTAPDRPVATGTGPTAAEIWNGASINVGEVYASLARDIANGTHHTPGFGHAAHNSRLVAAVERAARTGTRQ from the coding sequence ATGCAGAACAAGGTGATTCGGGTCGGCATCATCGGCGCGGACACGAAGGCGAGCTGGGCCGGCGCATCGCACATCCCCGCGCTGGCAGCACAGCCGCAGTTCGTCCTGGCCGCCGTAGCAACCCGTCGCGAGGAGAGTGCTCGCGCGGCCGCGAAAGCCTTCGGCGCGGAACGCTGGTACGCCGACCCGCTCGACCTCATCAACGATCCGTCGATCGACCTCGTCACCGTGGCCGTCAAGGTCCCGGCCCACCGCGACCTCGTGCTTCCAGCCCTCGCCGCGAACAAGGCGGTGTATTCCGAGTCACCACTGGGAGCCAGCGTCGCGCAGACCGAGGAGATGGCCGAAGCCGCCGGAGGGCTGCACACCGCGATCGGCCTCCAGGGCCGGCTCAACCCCTCGGTGCGCCGAGCGGCGGAGATCATCGAGGCCGGGCGCCTCGGGCGGCTGTTGTCGGCGCGAGTAGCCGCGACGACCTTCGGGAACGGCCCCGAGTCGGTGAGCGCGTACGAGTACTTCGACAAGGCCGCGGCGGGCGCCGGCTTCCTGACGATCGCGGCGGGTCACGTCCTGGACGTGGTCGAGGCTGTCCTCGGCGACATCACCGAGATCGACGCGCGCACGGAGATCCTGTGGCCGGAGGTGAAGCTGGTGGACACCGGCGCCGTCACCACCCGGGAGGTGCCGGACCACCTCGACGCCATCGTCAAGACCTCGTCGGGCCCCAGCGTGGGGGTGCAGATCCTGGCCGGCGTACCCCCGACGGACGCCGCTTTCAGTCTGGAGGTCCGCGGCTCGGACGGCTGGCTGAGACTGACCGGCAACCACCCTGCGGGCGTTCAGGTCGGCGACCTCACGCTGTCGTCGAGCGTCGACTTCACCGCGCCCGACCGTCCCGTCGCCACCGGCACCGGCCCGACCGCCGCGGAGATCTGGAACGGCGCTTCCATCAACGTGGGCGAGGTGTACGCCAGCCTGGCACGCGACATCGCCAACGGCACCCACCACACCCCGGGCTTCGGGCACGCCGCCCACAACAGCCGATTGGTCGCCGCAGTCGAGCGCGCCGCCCGAACCGGCACCCGCCAGTAG
- a CDS encoding aldo/keto reductase yields MHTTSLGGLEVSRIGLGAMGMSAYYTGAGHDEAGSIRTIQRALDLGVTHLDTAEVYGPYVNEEVVGRAIRGRRDEVALATKFGLVSHTGRPGPDSSPATIRAAVDGSLRRLGTDHIDLYYQHRVDRQTPIEETVGALRDLVTAGKVRYIGLSEASATTIRRAHAVHPVAAVQTEYSLWTRDPEADVLPTLRELGIGLVPYSPLGHGFLTGDIRSLDGLDADDWRRTNPRFIGDNLTRNLRIVDEVRDIAGEAGATPAQVALAWLLAQGEGIAPIPGTRRVDRLEENCAADGTRLTAGQIARLDDLTPASGERHAEPDMDAIDD; encoded by the coding sequence ATGCACACCACCTCGCTGGGCGGCCTCGAGGTCTCCCGCATCGGCCTCGGTGCCATGGGAATGTCGGCCTACTACACCGGCGCCGGCCACGACGAAGCCGGGTCGATCCGCACCATCCAGCGCGCTCTGGACCTCGGCGTCACGCACCTGGACACCGCCGAGGTGTACGGGCCGTACGTCAACGAGGAGGTGGTGGGTCGCGCGATCAGGGGCCGCCGGGACGAGGTGGCCCTGGCCACCAAGTTCGGTCTCGTCTCGCACACCGGCAGACCGGGTCCGGACAGCAGTCCGGCCACCATCCGCGCCGCTGTGGACGGTTCGCTGCGACGACTCGGCACCGACCACATCGACCTCTACTACCAGCACCGGGTGGACCGCCAGACCCCCATCGAGGAGACGGTGGGAGCGTTGCGCGACCTCGTCACCGCGGGCAAGGTGCGCTACATCGGCCTCTCCGAGGCGTCCGCGACGACGATCCGGCGGGCCCACGCGGTCCATCCGGTAGCCGCCGTCCAGACGGAATACTCGCTGTGGACTCGCGACCCCGAGGCGGACGTGCTGCCCACGCTGCGGGAACTCGGCATCGGCCTGGTGCCCTACTCGCCGCTCGGGCACGGCTTCCTCACCGGCGACATCCGCTCGCTCGACGGCCTGGACGCAGACGACTGGCGGCGTACCAACCCCCGGTTCATCGGTGACAACCTCACGCGCAACCTGCGCATCGTCGACGAGGTCCGCGACATCGCCGGCGAGGCCGGTGCGACTCCCGCGCAGGTCGCCCTGGCCTGGCTCCTCGCGCAGGGCGAAGGCATAGCGCCTATTCCGGGCACCCGGCGTGTCGACCGGCTGGAGGAGAACTGCGCCGCAGACGGGACCCGACTCACCGCCGGCCAGATCGCCCGGCTGGACGACCTGACGCCGGCGTCCGGCGAGCGCCACGCCGAGCCCGACATGGACGCGATCGACGATTGA
- a CDS encoding MarR family winged helix-turn-helix transcriptional regulator, with protein MTKKEAERPSGPVAESRWLSDDERAAWLANSAIMISLPAALDARMQRESQLTFFEYMVLSVLSEEPERTMQMSRLAARTAASLSRLSHVVERLERRGLLARARVPGPGRRTNAVLTDVGYQAVVAAAPGHVAAVREYLIDQLEPHELATLTRIGTAVEAAISRPAAPPGTAAR; from the coding sequence ATGACGAAGAAGGAGGCGGAAAGGCCCAGCGGCCCCGTTGCCGAATCCCGGTGGTTGAGCGACGACGAGCGGGCGGCGTGGCTGGCCAACTCGGCGATCATGATCAGCCTGCCGGCCGCCCTGGACGCACGGATGCAACGCGAGTCCCAGCTGACCTTCTTCGAGTACATGGTGCTCTCGGTTCTCTCCGAGGAACCGGAGCGCACCATGCAGATGAGCCGCCTCGCCGCTCGTACGGCCGCGTCGCTGTCCCGCCTGTCACACGTCGTCGAGCGGCTGGAGAGGCGCGGGCTGCTCGCCCGGGCCCGGGTCCCCGGCCCCGGCAGACGCACCAACGCCGTGCTCACCGACGTCGGCTACCAGGCGGTCGTGGCTGCGGCGCCGGGGCACGTCGCGGCGGTTCGGGAATACCTGATCGACCAACTCGAACCGCACGAGCTGGCAACGTTGACGCGCATCGGCACCGCGGTCGAGGCCGCCATCAGCCGCCCCGCGGCACCGCCCGGGACGGCCGCGCGGTAG
- a CDS encoding PHB depolymerase family esterase — protein MTAPPHPPRRPRRRWLRIVSGIFVTVVAAVSVGVAGLQLGLPWQLGEGDRNHVYNGAAGSQRYQVHVPPQQDEKAGLPVVMAIHGCAMTGYGWNSMKSTTQFNRLADREGFIVVYPTQLISRNVIACWNSADPRDQQRHTGEPALLAGVARQVVEEYDADPARVHVAGASSGAGTAVILAATHPDVFATVTSVAGGEYGLNQVDPDDPDATPPLDTARQAWAQMGERARRVPLLIIQGERDEVVPPLVATRLVAHWTAVGDLVDDGLPNGSLAPTEETVSVPATEGRHAYTHSTITAPDGSSVVEAYRVQDMGHAWPGPDGDGRYTDHAGPDASAIVWEFAERHPMR, from the coding sequence GTGACCGCACCGCCGCACCCGCCGCGTCGTCCACGACGACGATGGCTCCGGATCGTCTCCGGCATCTTCGTCACCGTCGTGGCCGCCGTCAGCGTCGGCGTCGCCGGTCTTCAACTCGGCCTGCCCTGGCAGCTGGGCGAGGGCGACCGCAACCACGTCTACAACGGCGCTGCGGGGTCGCAGCGCTACCAAGTCCACGTTCCGCCCCAACAGGACGAAAAAGCCGGGTTGCCGGTCGTCATGGCGATCCACGGCTGCGCGATGACCGGCTACGGGTGGAACTCCATGAAGTCCACGACGCAGTTCAACCGCCTGGCCGACCGGGAGGGCTTCATCGTCGTCTATCCCACGCAACTGATCTCCCGCAACGTGATCGCCTGCTGGAACTCCGCCGATCCCCGGGACCAACAGCGGCACACCGGCGAACCCGCGCTGCTCGCCGGTGTCGCCCGCCAGGTGGTCGAGGAGTACGACGCGGATCCCGCGCGGGTGCACGTGGCCGGAGCCTCGTCGGGCGCGGGGACAGCCGTCATCCTCGCCGCGACCCACCCCGACGTCTTCGCCACGGTGACCTCGGTGGCCGGCGGAGAGTACGGCCTCAACCAGGTCGACCCGGACGACCCGGACGCGACGCCACCGCTGGACACGGCACGTCAGGCCTGGGCCCAGATGGGTGAGCGGGCTCGCCGGGTGCCGTTGCTGATCATCCAGGGTGAGCGGGACGAGGTCGTGCCGCCCCTGGTCGCCACCCGCCTCGTCGCCCACTGGACCGCGGTCGGCGATCTCGTCGACGACGGGCTGCCCAACGGAAGCCTCGCCCCGACCGAGGAGACCGTGTCCGTGCCGGCCACCGAGGGACGGCACGCGTACACGCACTCGACGATCACGGCACCGGACGGTTCGTCGGTCGTCGAGGCGTACCGCGTCCAGGACATGGGGCACGCGTGGCCGGGCCCGGACGGCGACGGCCGCTACACCGATCACGCCGGCCCCGACGCCAGCGCGATCGTGTGGGAGTTCGCCGAGCGCCACCCGATGCGATGA
- a CDS encoding GPP34 family phosphoprotein, translating into MTTEPRSDAPTLVEDLLLLLFQPASGTIAGENTLFYVLGGAVLADLALGEHLTTTDRQRVSSVAGHPPSDDLLRRAWDYLAEKPRGVQTALAAIGPTLREPVLQRLVARGDIDQEPRKVLGLFRTTALRDGRTERRSRLLADVRRVLVDGAEPQARVAALAALLSASGTLPQFHREIPWTSPVISRAKELERGDWGAEAAGAAVTRTVTATVVNSAVVAISVLPRG; encoded by the coding sequence ATGACCACCGAACCCCGGTCGGACGCCCCGACCCTCGTCGAAGACCTCCTCCTGCTCCTGTTCCAACCCGCATCCGGGACCATCGCCGGCGAGAACACCCTCTTCTACGTCCTCGGCGGCGCCGTCCTCGCGGACCTCGCCCTCGGCGAGCACCTGACCACGACGGACCGGCAGCGGGTCAGCAGCGTCGCCGGTCACCCGCCGTCGGACGACCTCCTGCGCCGGGCGTGGGACTACCTCGCCGAGAAACCCCGAGGGGTGCAGACGGCACTGGCCGCGATCGGTCCCACCCTGCGAGAGCCGGTTCTGCAGCGGCTCGTCGCGCGGGGCGACATCGACCAGGAGCCCCGTAAGGTGCTCGGCCTGTTCCGGACGACGGCGCTGCGCGACGGCCGGACCGAACGCCGCTCCCGCCTGCTCGCCGACGTCCGGCGGGTCCTCGTGGACGGTGCGGAGCCGCAGGCCCGGGTCGCCGCGCTCGCGGCGCTGCTCTCGGCGAGCGGGACCCTCCCGCAGTTCCACCGCGAGATCCCGTGGACGTCACCGGTGATCAGCCGAGCCAAGGAGCTCGAGCGGGGCGACTGGGGCGCCGAGGCAGCGGGGGCAGCCGTGACCCGCACCGTGACCGCCACCGTCGTCAACAGCGCCGTCGTGGCCATCTCCGTGCTTCCCCGGGGCTGA